A window of Heliomicrobium undosum genomic DNA:
GCTAATTCCTGCAGAAGCAGTTTTGACAGCTAAGAAAATAGGATATAATGTAAGTGACAACAATCACGAGTCGATGGTTTCATTTTCTTTTCCTGTCGAAACTAAAGCAGAGTTAGAGGGGGATATGATATGAAATTAACTGACCCCCATAGTCAAAAGAAGCCAATTAAATTGGGCAATGTGAAAGTAAATTATCGCGGAGACTACCCGTCGAAATTTAATGATTTTTTGATTGATGATATTTTCGATTCTGTTACTACCAAACCAGAACCAATTAAAACCATAAAGCCTAGACGCATTAACGTTATCGACAGAGCATAATTACAAGGCGGGGTGGGATTTGAGTGAACTGGTACAATGAAATACCTTCTTCAACCCCTCTGGCGCAAGGGGATATCTTATTTTCTTGTTCGATTTACAAACCAAAATTTGTTAGCATAAATAAGGAGAACATCGAGGAGTCGGAAGTAGAACTAGATCTATATAGACAGAACGTTGTTATCCTTAGTCAAGCTTGTGATTTGGAACAGGGAAAACTTAACGAAATATTGGTAGCATCGGTTTACGATATACAAACTCTACCTATTCGTATTAAAAAAGACGCGACAAAGGAAGAAATAATAAACCAGAGATGGAGTACTGTAAAAGAAATACTTTCGGATAAAAGACCTAATTTTTATATAATGGGTAAACACGATAGTGAAAACCAAAAACTACATACAACATATTTAATTGTTGATTTTTCTACATTGTTTACAATACCGTTGACTGTTTTGGATGTAATACGGGAAATTCATGGCCCGAGATTACAACTTAATGTGCCTCATAGAGAATTACTTAACCAGAAATATGCCGGTTTTATATCAAGAATTGGTATTCCAAAAAATGATTCCCTTAATGAGGATGAGATAAAAGCGTTAATCAAGGGAATTTGATTACAGGAACTTACAAACCCCGCCCTCATCCCAAGGCGCGGGGTTTTACATGCCCTGTAATTAGAGCGAATGTTCTAATTAACCCCATTATACGGTTGATCGAGATTATTGATGTGGTGGAATGCTAGAATCCCCGCCTTCCTGAAAGAAAGCGGGGACTGGCTGTTTAAACGCAGTTTTTTGCCTCTAATTAAGTCAAGAGGCCGCATCATTCCTCATGATTCACGGATTCATAATGCTCCCCGGATTCCCCATCATGCCGATTCGTAAAACACTCCCAGGTCAAGTCCGCAATGTACTGATAAGGGATCGTGCCATTGCCGGCGCCTAAAGCGCATTTGTACCCCCAAATGTTTCCCCAACTGTTCCGGAAGATGAAGTAGCCGCCGCCGGGGTAGCTGCTGTCGTCCTGATAGCCGGCGAGGCAGATGGCGTGGCCGCCGATGGAGGGCTCCTGGGGGAGGGGCAGGGTGACAGCGCCGGAGAGCCAACAGGCCTGAGACTTTACCCAACTGGCGTAGGCAGGAATGGAGACGCCCACCAGGTTGCCGTCGGCAAGCGATTTTTTGATCGAAATCACATCGGTGGGTTTCAGCGCCGTCCATTGCAGTTTGTAAGGCGCTGCCGCCTCATCAACGCCAGGCGGGCTGCTGGCCGGCGCTTGTTCGGGATTGTAGGGCCACTGTGACTCCAGGCATTGTCCGTATTCAGCCACCGCTTGTGTCGTGTACTTCAGGTAGGTGCCGTTCATGGAGGGCTTGCCGTCCAACTGTTTGGCGTACCAGTAGGCATACTCTTGGGAGAAGCTTTCCGTGTTTCCGGTGCAATAGTCGTGGATTTCACTCGTCACGAAGGCGCAGCAGGTGTTCCGTACGCCTTGGTTATACACGGGGGGCAACTTGTCTAAGAGGTTGACCGACACAGGCAGGCTGGGTTCGTGAACGATCCGCTTGAATAGTTTCATCCCCGAGAAGTGTGTGGACGAGGGTTGCAAAGCCCCGTGGATCGTCGGGTGATCGACAAGGGTGGTCAAGGTGGCGTGAAGGCTGGCGTCTATGTTGGCGGCGGCTTCGTGAATCAGTTGTTTCAGATCCTCGCCGTAACGTTGCAAGTGGTCGGCCAAGAGGGAGCGCAGTTCGGGGATTGCGTGCAGGGAGATCAACTGCTCCAGACTGTGGACGCCGAGGGAATGTAGATCCTCTTTTTGGTCTGTTGTCAGAGAAGCCAATTGGTGGAGGTTTTTTAAAAACGCCATGAGATCCTCCTTTACCATCTCAAAATGTTTGATAAGAAAAGCCGAGAATAAAACCTTCATGACCAGTCTGGTCACAAGCCAATTACACAAAAAGATGATGTAAATGGCTTTCCATAAAAAACGGCCATGAACAGCCAGGTCGCAGGCATGATGAATAAGGCTTTTCATAAAAAAAGCATAAATCAGATCCAGGCAAAGTGAATGCGCTTTTTAGCGCCAAAATGAACCCATTAGCGCCGAGCGCATTGAATGTTCACGAAGATACCAGTATCCTTCCAGGTAAAAGGCTTACCAAAAGATTCTGAAGACAAAAGATTCGGATTCGGAAGAGCGGAATCATCCTCCATTCCGAAAAAATCGGTTCATACTTTTCGATTATGGGGCGAGGTATCGATGACGACTGCAACAGCCATCCAGGAAAGCGACCTGAATCAAGCCGCCGGACCTCGCGTGTTGCTCTTTTTTTTACAACGCCTTCTGTTCCGGCGATCCTACGAGTTCATCGAGCCCTTGGGGTTGATGACCTTGGCGGCCTATATCGAGGAGAGAGGGTACCGGCCAGGGGTCTTTTCCGGCACGGTGACAGAGGGAGCGGCGCTGCTGGAACGGGAGATGGAGCGCCGGCTCGTGGCAGCCGTCGGCCTGTACTGCGACTTTGAGAATCGTTCCGTTGTAGAGCCTTTTTGCCGTTGGATCAAGGATCGGTGGGGCCTCCCCGTGGTCGTCGGCGGCCCGCAGGCTGTGGCGCTCCATGAAGACTTCCTGTCCCAATCGGGATGTGACGCTGTCGCTATCGGCGAGGGCGAGGCCACATTGCAGGAACTGTTGGATTGCCTGATCAGGGGACAAGGCGCTTTGGGCGATATCGACGGCATTGCCTATTTGGATGATCATGGGTGTCTCGTCCGTACGCCGGAGAGGCGCTTGATCGCGCATTTGGATGAGTTGCCCTATCCGCGAATGGCCCACTCCTTGACGGGGGTGAAAAACAACCTTTCGATCCTCTCGGGGAGAGGCTGCCCCTTTCAATGCGCTTTTTGTTATGAGGGCGGCAAGCAGGTGCGACTGCGCAGCGTCGACCACGTCATGGGCGAGATTCGCCATGGCCTGCGGGAGAATCCCCATGTCCGGTACATCTGGTTCGCTGACGACACCTTCACCTTGCAGCGGGAGCGAACGGCGCACTTTTGTCGGGAATTAGCGGAATTGCGCAAAGAATATGATTTCGTATGGTTCTGTGAAGGTCATCCCAGCACCTTGGTGCGCTCGCCCGGCCTGATCGACGAGATGGTCGAGGCGGGGTTGGCGCGGATGCAAATCGGCATTGAGACAGGCTCTGCGCGCTTGATGGATACCTACAACAAGCGCACCACCCCGGAGCAGATCGAGGCGGTGGTGCGCCGTTGCCGGGACGCCGGACTGAAACAACTGTGCGGCAATATCATCATCGGAGGCGCTCACGAAACGGACGAAAGCCTGGCGGAAACATGGGCCTATGTCGATAAGCTGTTGACCCTCGCGCCGGGGATGCTCGATATCTCTTTGACCCTCTTCATGCCTTTTCCGGAGACGGCCATCACCCGTTGTCCCAAACAGTTCGGCATGACGGTGCTCGATGGAGAGGCGCTCACATCGGTGGGCGACTATCCGGTGGCCCATACGGAGGCGATGGATCTGCCGGCCATCGCCATGGCCAGGAAGGATTTTCAGTTGAAGGTCCTTCACCGCATGCGCGAGCTGTTGGCTCAGGGACGAGTTTCCCACCAGGCGATTTTGGACCACTACCGCCTGCACGCGGTCTACGGCATCTCCAGTGTCTGGCATGAGACCATCTATGCTAAACAGCCCTTCCTCCACCGGAGGTACACCATGCTGGCCCGAACGTCTGCCCGAACGTCAGCGGAAATACCGCCGGGCGAATGGACCCGCTGGCGTCCTCAACGGGTGTTTTCCTTGTGGAACGCGATTGCCTGGGAGAAGGGCTACCCCGAGGTATTGGGAGAGGTGCTGTCCCCGTTGGAGTATCACTTGCTCCTCCACTGCAGCGGCAAGCTCCAAGTGGGGCAGTTGACCGGTGTGGCGCTGGAGCAGTTTCCCGGACGATATGACAGCCGTGAAGAAGCGGAAGCGTTGATCCAAAAAGTCCTCCGATCCTTTGAGGAGAAGCACTGGCTGGTGTTCCATCCTGACTGATTCCCCGCAAGGATCGTGACTGACTCCCGGCAAGGCAAGACGAAGGAGAGGAATCATGGACGGCAGGGTTTTGCTCTTGAGTGTCCACCGCCTGACCTATGACGCGCTCAGTCTCGATATGGAGCCGCCTGGCCTGTTGATCCTGGCCGCCTTTCTGGAGACCAAGGGATATGACGCCCTCGTGTGCCAAGGCGAACCTGCCGGTGTTCGCGCATTTTTAGCCGAGCAGGCCGCGAGCGGCCCCGTGCTCGCCGTGGGATTTTACTGCGATTATGAAAACCAGGTCGAAGTGGCCGCCTTGGGCGCAGAGGTTCACCACAATTACGGTTGGCCGGTGATCCTCGGGGGACCGCAGGTGGGCGGCTTGGACGAAGCGTACCTGCGACAGTCCTGCGCGCTGGCTGCGGTGGCCGGAGAGGGGGAAGTCGTCCTCTGGCAGTTGCTCGATTGCCTCACCGGCCAAGGCGGCGACTGGCGCTCCCTCGAGGGCGTCATCTATGTCGATGAAACGGGTCAACTGCGGCACAACGGGCTGGCGCCCATGATCCAGGACCTCGATGAATTGCCTTCGCCGGCTTATCACCGCTGGGTGAACAAGCCCTTTCGCAAAAAAGCCTACGTCATGGGCGGCCGGGGTTGCCCCTATAACTGCGCTTTTTGCCATGAGGGCAGCCTTTCTCGGACGCTCCGCGTTCGCAGCGTCGACAAAGTGATGGCCGATGTGGAGACCCTTTTGGCCTTGGAGCCCCATATCAATTACATCATCTTCGCCGATGACACCTTCACCGTCTCGCCGCAGCGGATGACCGACTTTTGCCGGCGAATAGCCAAGTTGCGGGAGAGCCGGGATTTTGTCTGGTACTGTGAAGGCCATGTCAAGCTTCTCTATCGCTGGCCGGATATGATGCAGGAAATGGCGGCGGCCGGCATGGTCCGGTTGCAGGTGGGGATTGAGTCGGGGGTTCAGCGGTTGCTGGACCTATACGGCAAAAAAACCACCCTGCCGGAGATCGAGGCGGTCATCCAGGCGGCCTACGAGGCGGGGGTCCACCAGATGACCGGTTTCTTTATCAACGGCGGTCCCTTTGAAGACCCCGAAATCGTCGCCCAGAACAAAGCCTTTTGCGAACGGCTGCTGCATCTTGCTCCCGGCATGATCGAACTGGGGCCGAGCGCGCTGATCCCCTACCCGGAGACGGATATCGCCCGCCGGCCGGATCATTACGGTTTGCGCATCCTGGACAGGCGGGGATGGACGAGCTTTGGCGATTATCCCGTCACGGAAACGGCGGCGATGACGCGGGAAGCGATCGCAAAAGCTCAGAGAGAACTGGTCGAACATGGCATACATACGATGCGGCAGTTGTTCCAAGCGGGCAAGATCCCCCATCAGCGGATTTTGGATTGTTTCAAAGACTTGCGCTATGGCGTCGTCTCTGTCTGGCACAAAGCGGTGTACAGCGAGGCGCCCTTTGTGGCCGGCTATTACACCCTGATGGCTCGCGACGCCGTTCGCCGCTCGGCGGACATTGCGCCAGGGGAACTGCCGGGCTGGCGTCCCCAGCGGATCATGGAGATGTGGCTCGATGTGGATTTCTC
This region includes:
- a CDS encoding B12-binding domain-containing radical SAM protein; protein product: MTTATAIQESDLNQAAGPRVLLFFLQRLLFRRSYEFIEPLGLMTLAAYIEERGYRPGVFSGTVTEGAALLEREMERRLVAAVGLYCDFENRSVVEPFCRWIKDRWGLPVVVGGPQAVALHEDFLSQSGCDAVAIGEGEATLQELLDCLIRGQGALGDIDGIAYLDDHGCLVRTPERRLIAHLDELPYPRMAHSLTGVKNNLSILSGRGCPFQCAFCYEGGKQVRLRSVDHVMGEIRHGLRENPHVRYIWFADDTFTLQRERTAHFCRELAELRKEYDFVWFCEGHPSTLVRSPGLIDEMVEAGLARMQIGIETGSARLMDTYNKRTTPEQIEAVVRRCRDAGLKQLCGNIIIGGAHETDESLAETWAYVDKLLTLAPGMLDISLTLFMPFPETAITRCPKQFGMTVLDGEALTSVGDYPVAHTEAMDLPAIAMARKDFQLKVLHRMRELLAQGRVSHQAILDHYRLHAVYGISSVWHETIYAKQPFLHRRYTMLARTSARTSAEIPPGEWTRWRPQRVFSLWNAIAWEKGYPEVLGEVLSPLEYHLLLHCSGKLQVGQLTGVALEQFPGRYDSREEAEALIQKVLRSFEEKHWLVFHPD
- a CDS encoding C1 family peptidase, whose amino-acid sequence is MAFLKNLHQLASLTTDQKEDLHSLGVHSLEQLISLHAIPELRSLLADHLQRYGEDLKQLIHEAAANIDASLHATLTTLVDHPTIHGALQPSSTHFSGMKLFKRIVHEPSLPVSVNLLDKLPPVYNQGVRNTCCAFVTSEIHDYCTGNTESFSQEYAYWYAKQLDGKPSMNGTYLKYTTQAVAEYGQCLESQWPYNPEQAPASSPPGVDEAAAPYKLQWTALKPTDVISIKKSLADGNLVGVSIPAYASWVKSQACWLSGAVTLPLPQEPSIGGHAICLAGYQDDSSYPGGGYFIFRNSWGNIWGYKCALGAGNGTIPYQYIADLTWECFTNRHDGESGEHYESVNHEE
- a CDS encoding B12-binding domain-containing radical SAM protein — its product is MDGRVLLLSVHRLTYDALSLDMEPPGLLILAAFLETKGYDALVCQGEPAGVRAFLAEQAASGPVLAVGFYCDYENQVEVAALGAEVHHNYGWPVILGGPQVGGLDEAYLRQSCALAAVAGEGEVVLWQLLDCLTGQGGDWRSLEGVIYVDETGQLRHNGLAPMIQDLDELPSPAYHRWVNKPFRKKAYVMGGRGCPYNCAFCHEGSLSRTLRVRSVDKVMADVETLLALEPHINYIIFADDTFTVSPQRMTDFCRRIAKLRESRDFVWYCEGHVKLLYRWPDMMQEMAAAGMVRLQVGIESGVQRLLDLYGKKTTLPEIEAVIQAAYEAGVHQMTGFFINGGPFEDPEIVAQNKAFCERLLHLAPGMIELGPSALIPYPETDIARRPDHYGLRILDRRGWTSFGDYPVTETAAMTREAIAKAQRELVEHGIHTMRQLFQAGKIPHQRILDCFKDLRYGVVSVWHKAVYSEAPFVAGYYTLMARDAVRRSADIAPGELPGWRPQRIMEMWLDVDFSQGYPRIGREVLSPLEFELLRHSTGKLTLAQVLDRVYDRFRERFDHREEFDGTAMGLLRGFEKRYWLAYAPF